The Agrococcus carbonis genome has a window encoding:
- a CDS encoding response regulator transcription factor: protein MTDTAQQQLRAQPRLTRPDGSPIRIVVVDDEQSLADLVAMGLKYEGWEVKTAANGQQALQAVREFRPDAVVLDIMLPDFDGLTVLQRLRSAGFDVPVLFLTAKDSLDDRVAGLTAGGDDYVTKPFGLEEVVARLRGLIRRTAAAAEESSVLWVGDLMMDEDSYEVRRGGQQVDLTATEFELLRYLMRNPRRVLSKAQILDRVWSYDFGGRASVVELYISYLRKKIDTLGPPMIHTVRGVGYQLRAAE from the coding sequence ATGACCGATACCGCTCAGCAGCAGCTGCGGGCCCAGCCGCGCCTCACCCGCCCGGATGGCTCGCCCATCCGCATCGTCGTCGTCGACGACGAGCAGAGCCTCGCCGACCTCGTCGCCATGGGCCTCAAGTACGAGGGCTGGGAGGTCAAGACCGCCGCGAACGGCCAGCAGGCCCTCCAGGCGGTGCGCGAGTTCCGCCCCGACGCGGTCGTGCTCGACATCATGCTCCCCGACTTCGACGGCCTCACCGTGCTCCAGCGGCTCCGCTCCGCGGGCTTCGACGTGCCGGTGCTCTTCCTCACCGCGAAGGACTCCCTCGACGACCGCGTCGCCGGCCTCACCGCCGGCGGCGACGACTACGTCACCAAGCCCTTCGGCCTCGAGGAGGTCGTCGCGCGCCTCCGCGGACTGATCCGCCGCACCGCCGCGGCCGCCGAGGAGTCGAGCGTGCTGTGGGTCGGCGACCTCATGATGGACGAGGACTCCTACGAGGTGCGCCGCGGCGGCCAGCAGGTCGACCTCACCGCGACCGAGTTCGAGCTGCTGCGCTACCTCATGCGCAACCCCCGCCGCGTGCTCTCGAAGGCGCAGATCCTCGACCGCGTCTGGTCCTACGACTTCGGCGGCCGCGCGAGCGTCGTCGAGCTCTACATTTCCTACCTGCGCAAGAAGATCGACACCCTCGGCCCGCCGATGATCCACACCGTCCGCGGCGTCGGCTACCAGCTGCGCGCCGCAGAGTGA
- a CDS encoding phosphotransferase enzyme family protein: MTATYDDLDDAQQIEALRPVALAAAADFGLEVARLEPVLHAYNTTFALDARDGRRFAVRVGTNSKSTVAHAIAQQSWIAAIAAETDVLVPTPLRTPGGRWCAEVPAPALGRSLLVTVAAWLEGPDADELDVPAAHALGRAMATLHRQAEHWRVPDGGALPVFDEPLFGDDDVLDAAPGLEAADRAVLDEARERASEVFRRLHDGARLRPLHADLHGGNLKWHEGRLAVFDFDDAGLGLPVVDLAVSTFSLRGEDPALEAALRAGYAEVADVPEVDEADFEAIVAARQLLLGNAMLAMSTAELRAQRAAYAQTTVRRLRRWLETGRFTRADA; encoded by the coding sequence GTGACCGCGACCTACGACGACCTCGACGACGCCCAGCAGATCGAGGCGCTGCGGCCCGTCGCGCTCGCGGCCGCGGCCGACTTCGGGCTCGAGGTCGCGCGCCTCGAGCCCGTGCTCCACGCCTACAACACCACGTTCGCGCTCGACGCGCGCGACGGGCGGCGCTTCGCCGTGCGCGTCGGCACCAACTCGAAGAGCACCGTGGCGCACGCGATCGCGCAGCAGTCGTGGATCGCCGCGATCGCGGCAGAGACCGACGTGCTCGTGCCGACGCCGCTGCGCACGCCCGGCGGCCGGTGGTGCGCCGAGGTGCCGGCGCCGGCGCTGGGCCGCTCCCTGCTCGTGACCGTCGCGGCATGGCTCGAGGGGCCCGATGCCGACGAGCTCGACGTGCCCGCCGCGCACGCGCTCGGCCGGGCGATGGCGACGCTGCACCGGCAGGCCGAGCACTGGCGCGTCCCGGACGGCGGCGCGCTGCCCGTGTTCGACGAGCCGCTGTTCGGCGACGACGACGTGCTGGATGCGGCGCCGGGCCTGGAGGCCGCCGATCGCGCGGTGCTCGACGAGGCGCGCGAGCGCGCGTCCGAGGTGTTCCGCCGCCTCCACGACGGCGCTCGGCTGCGGCCGCTCCACGCCGACCTGCACGGCGGCAACCTCAAGTGGCACGAGGGGCGGCTCGCGGTGTTCGACTTCGACGACGCGGGCCTCGGGCTCCCGGTCGTCGACCTCGCGGTGTCGACCTTCTCCCTGCGCGGCGAGGACCCGGCGCTCGAGGCGGCGCTGCGCGCGGGCTACGCCGAGGTGGCGGACGTGCCCGAGGTCGACGAGGCCGACTTCGAGGCGATCGTCGCGGCGCGGCAGCTGCTGCTCGGCAACGCGATGCTCGCGATGAGCACGGCCGAGCTGCGGGCGCAGCGCGCCGCGTACGCGCAGACGACCGTCCGACGGCTCCGTCGCTGGCTCGAGACGGGGCGCTTCACGCGCGCCGACGCGTGA
- a CDS encoding YqaJ viral recombinase family protein — protein MDLQLDIFGDAEAPGSQTALAEQVVAATATVVIAGHLQRILARSSDRVAWLRARSQGVTATDAAGLSTTASIMRVAREKTGLRGFTGNAFTEHGREREPHIARWVHDHFSLVPSDALFHAVPDRRHLATPDCISDDGTVLAEIKTTSRPFDRIPKHYLRQIWWQQYVLGAERTLFVWEQHDDFVPVGPPRHQWVERDEDEIAALVDRADRLLELLGR, from the coding sequence ATGGATCTGCAGCTCGACATCTTCGGCGACGCCGAGGCGCCGGGCTCGCAGACGGCGCTCGCCGAGCAGGTCGTCGCCGCGACCGCGACCGTCGTGATCGCGGGCCACCTGCAGCGCATCCTCGCCCGCTCGAGCGACCGCGTCGCGTGGCTGCGGGCCCGCTCGCAGGGCGTCACGGCGACCGATGCGGCAGGCCTCTCGACGACGGCCTCGATCATGCGGGTCGCGCGCGAGAAGACGGGCCTGCGCGGCTTCACCGGGAACGCCTTCACCGAGCACGGCCGCGAGCGCGAGCCCCACATCGCCCGCTGGGTGCACGACCACTTCTCGCTCGTGCCGTCGGATGCGCTGTTCCACGCGGTGCCCGACCGCCGCCACCTCGCCACCCCCGACTGCATCAGCGACGACGGCACCGTGCTCGCCGAGATCAAGACGACCTCGAGGCCGTTCGACCGCATCCCGAAGCACTACCTGCGGCAGATCTGGTGGCAGCAGTACGTGCTCGGCGCCGAGCGCACGCTCTTCGTGTGGGAGCAGCACGACGACTTCGTGCCGGTCGGCCCGCCGCGGCACCAGTGGGTCGAGCGCGACGAGGACGAGATCGCGGCGCTCGTCGACCGCGCCGATCGGCTGCTCGAGCTGCTCGGGCGCTGA
- a CDS encoding alpha/beta fold hydrolase: MLLAIHGLGSDASAMRAYLDAAVPPGVQVLAPDLRAHGSNPLIGGPDDFALDAMADEVADALVRHGDGSPVSIVGVSLGAALAARIARSGRFPLDRVALVRPSFTTEPLPPNLSVFPLIGRLLGEHPPARALEHLRRSGAWRAIAHESLAHAHGLESLLTQPLAAERRIRLVEIPRNTGYEPGALRIPAPTVVLASPRDPVHPVHVAEAWAAEVGCRMLVSPARDDGEDAMYAWFRRQLGSFLVGIR, translated from the coding sequence ATGCTGCTCGCGATCCACGGGCTCGGCTCGGACGCGAGCGCGATGCGCGCCTACCTCGACGCCGCGGTGCCGCCCGGCGTCCAGGTGCTCGCGCCCGACCTCCGGGCGCACGGCTCGAACCCGCTCATCGGCGGCCCCGACGACTTCGCCCTCGACGCGATGGCCGACGAGGTGGCGGATGCGCTCGTGCGGCACGGGGACGGCAGTCCAGTCTCGATCGTCGGCGTCTCGCTCGGCGCGGCCCTCGCCGCGCGCATCGCCCGCTCGGGCCGGTTCCCCCTCGACCGCGTGGCACTCGTGCGGCCGTCGTTCACGACGGAGCCGCTGCCGCCGAACCTGAGCGTCTTCCCCCTCATCGGGCGGCTCCTCGGCGAGCACCCGCCGGCTCGCGCGCTCGAGCACCTGCGCCGCTCGGGCGCGTGGCGGGCGATCGCGCACGAATCGCTCGCGCACGCGCACGGCCTCGAATCGCTCCTGACGCAGCCGCTCGCCGCCGAGCGGCGCATCCGGCTCGTCGAGATCCCCCGCAACACCGGCTACGAGCCCGGCGCGCTGCGCATCCCCGCGCCGACCGTCGTGCTCGCGAGCCCGCGCGACCCGGTGCACCCGGTGCACGTCGCCGAGGCGTGGGCGGCCGAGGTCGGCTGCCGGATGCTCGTCTCACCCGCGCGGGACGACGGCGAGGACGCGATGTACGCCTGGTTCCGCCGGCAGCTCGGCAGCTTCCTCGTCGGGATCCGCTGA
- a CDS encoding M20 family metallo-hydrolase has product MTEHDFLTDFRAMSVYGRTAGGGVDRQAGTVADHETRAWFAGWLESNGFDVRYDAIANQFGLVELVPGAPYVLVGSHLDSQPLAGRFDGAYGVLAGAHAAREVARRVREGELEATCNLAVVNWFNEEGSRFAPSMMGSSVLTGKLALDAALAVTDRAGVTVADAIASGGMPTGATPPPVAAYAEIHVEQGRGLERSGTTIGLVDGTWAASKYRMVVRGEQSHTGSTVMADRKDALFGAALLIVAARELTEELPEGMLHSSVSELDLAPNSPVTVARLVELNLDLRSPDEEVLRRANALLEQRIAEIEQRARVVVERRLTHEWGLLSYQPEGVELARRAAEALGLTHAPAMTVAGHDSTNMKDVVPTVMLFVPSVDGVSHNEAELTRDEDCVAGVALLTEVLAGLAAGELGSETAFTPAG; this is encoded by the coding sequence ATGACCGAGCACGACTTCCTGACCGACTTCCGCGCGATGTCGGTGTACGGCAGGACGGCCGGCGGCGGCGTCGACCGGCAGGCGGGCACCGTCGCCGACCACGAGACGCGCGCCTGGTTCGCCGGCTGGCTCGAGAGCAACGGGTTCGACGTGCGCTACGACGCGATCGCCAACCAGTTCGGCCTCGTCGAGCTCGTGCCGGGCGCGCCGTACGTGCTCGTCGGCTCGCACCTCGACTCGCAGCCGCTCGCGGGGCGCTTCGACGGCGCCTACGGGGTGCTCGCCGGCGCGCACGCCGCGCGCGAGGTCGCGCGGCGGGTGCGCGAGGGCGAGCTCGAGGCGACGTGCAACCTCGCCGTCGTCAACTGGTTCAACGAGGAGGGCAGCCGCTTCGCGCCCAGCATGATGGGCTCGTCGGTGCTCACCGGCAAGCTCGCCCTCGACGCGGCGCTCGCGGTCACCGACCGCGCGGGCGTCACGGTCGCCGACGCGATCGCGTCGGGCGGCATGCCCACCGGCGCCACGCCGCCGCCCGTCGCCGCGTACGCGGAGATCCACGTCGAGCAAGGGCGGGGGCTCGAGCGCTCCGGCACGACGATCGGCCTCGTCGACGGCACGTGGGCGGCGAGCAAGTACCGGATGGTCGTGCGCGGCGAGCAGAGCCACACGGGCTCGACCGTCATGGCCGACCGCAAGGACGCGCTCTTCGGCGCCGCGCTGCTCATCGTCGCGGCGCGCGAGCTCACCGAGGAGCTGCCGGAGGGGATGCTGCACTCGTCGGTCTCCGAGCTCGACCTCGCGCCCAACTCGCCGGTGACCGTCGCCCGGCTCGTCGAGCTCAACCTCGACCTGCGCTCGCCCGACGAGGAGGTGCTGCGGCGCGCGAACGCGCTGCTCGAGCAGCGCATCGCCGAGATCGAGCAGCGCGCCCGCGTCGTCGTCGAGCGCCGCCTCACGCACGAGTGGGGTCTGCTGTCGTACCAGCCCGAGGGCGTCGAGCTCGCCCGCCGGGCGGCCGAGGCGCTCGGTCTCACGCACGCGCCCGCGATGACCGTCGCGGGCCACGACTCCACCAACATGAAGGATGTCGTCCCGACGGTCATGCTCTTCGTCCCGAGCGTCGACGGCGTCTCGCACAACGAGGCCGAGCTCACGCGCGACGAGGACTGCGTCGCCGGCGTCGCGCTGCTGACCGAGGTGCTCGCCGGGCTCGCGGCGGGGGAGCTCGGGAGCGAGACCGCCTTCACGCCGGCCGGCTGA
- a CDS encoding amidohydrolase produces the protein MRIDTIIENARVLTGDPARPVARRIGIWSGRIIGLDEQLDGARAETLLDAGGAVVSPGFNDAHAHSVWFGQTLSELDLAAAMTPEDVYRAVAARAAAGDEAATGQRDWIVASGFNPLGMSGSVDRDALDRAAGGRPVWIKHASGHAYTLGGAGLRLVGIGDGPATDPDGGVIARDEAGRPTGLLEENAMRIVQDVLLPDPVAAIEEALGRASAQYAREGLTSVTDAGIAGGWIGHSPREFAAYQGARDRGLLRTRMQAMVVLDALHDLGGHRDDPDAIGLGAGIRSGVGDEWLQIGPVKVFTDGSLLGATAAMTEDYAHDHGNHGYLQGDPDEMRARVLRAAAGGWALALHAIGDAAVDFALDLIDEAQRLHGVGPMPSRIEHGGVVRPDQLDRMAALGVVLVPQARFIAEYGDGMAARLGAERTRRSYPAASVLRAGGLLAGSSDRPVAPGAPLPIVQALVERVTESGAPYGPDERLTVEQAMRVCTAGSAEATGWGGQKGVIAPGMLADLVVLGDDPHAVPVDRIGAIDVVATIVGGEAVHGALSAR, from the coding sequence GTGCGCATCGACACGATCATCGAGAACGCTCGCGTGCTCACCGGCGATCCCGCTCGGCCCGTCGCGCGCCGCATCGGCATCTGGAGCGGGCGCATCATCGGCCTCGACGAGCAGCTCGACGGCGCGCGCGCCGAGACGCTCCTCGACGCCGGCGGCGCGGTCGTCTCGCCCGGCTTCAACGACGCGCACGCCCACTCCGTCTGGTTCGGCCAGACGCTCTCGGAGCTCGACCTCGCCGCCGCGATGACGCCCGAGGACGTCTACCGCGCCGTCGCGGCTCGCGCGGCAGCGGGGGACGAGGCCGCGACCGGGCAGCGCGACTGGATCGTCGCATCCGGCTTCAACCCGCTCGGGATGAGCGGCAGCGTCGACCGCGACGCCCTCGACCGCGCCGCGGGCGGCCGTCCGGTGTGGATCAAGCACGCGTCCGGCCATGCGTACACGCTCGGCGGCGCGGGGCTGCGGCTCGTCGGGATCGGCGACGGCCCGGCGACCGACCCCGACGGCGGCGTCATCGCGCGCGACGAGGCCGGGCGGCCGACGGGGCTCCTCGAGGAGAACGCGATGCGCATCGTGCAGGACGTGCTGCTGCCCGATCCCGTCGCCGCGATCGAGGAGGCGCTCGGGCGCGCGAGCGCGCAGTACGCGCGAGAGGGGCTCACCTCCGTGACCGACGCGGGGATCGCCGGCGGCTGGATCGGCCACAGCCCGCGCGAGTTCGCCGCCTACCAGGGCGCCCGCGACCGCGGGCTGCTGCGCACGCGCATGCAGGCGATGGTGGTGCTGGATGCGCTGCACGACCTGGGCGGGCACCGCGACGACCCCGACGCCATCGGGCTCGGGGCGGGCATCCGCAGCGGCGTCGGCGACGAGTGGCTGCAGATCGGGCCGGTGAAGGTGTTCACCGACGGCTCGCTGCTCGGCGCGACCGCGGCGATGACCGAGGACTACGCGCACGACCACGGCAACCACGGCTACCTGCAGGGCGATCCCGACGAGATGCGCGCGCGCGTGCTGCGCGCCGCCGCCGGGGGCTGGGCCCTCGCGCTGCACGCGATCGGCGACGCGGCCGTCGACTTCGCCCTCGACCTCATCGACGAGGCGCAGCGGCTGCACGGCGTCGGCCCCATGCCGAGCCGGATCGAGCACGGCGGGGTCGTGCGGCCCGACCAGCTCGACCGCATGGCCGCGCTCGGCGTCGTGCTCGTGCCGCAGGCGCGCTTCATCGCGGAGTACGGCGACGGCATGGCGGCGCGGCTCGGCGCCGAGCGGACCCGCCGCTCCTACCCGGCGGCGAGCGTGCTGCGCGCCGGCGGGCTGCTCGCGGGCAGCTCCGATCGGCCCGTCGCGCCGGGCGCGCCGCTGCCGATCGTGCAGGCGCTCGTCGAGCGCGTGACCGAGTCGGGCGCGCCCTACGGGCCGGATGAGCGGCTGACCGTCGAGCAGGCGATGCGCGTGTGCACCGCCGGATCCGCCGAGGCGACCGGCTGGGGCGGTCAGAAGGGCGTCATCGCGCCCGGCATGCTCGCCGACCTGGTCGTGCTGGGCGACGACCCGCACGCCGTGCCCGTCGATCGGATCGGCGCGATCGACGTCGTCGCGACGATCGTCGGCGGCGAGGCCGTGCACGGCGCCCTCAGCGCCCGATGA
- a CDS encoding helix-turn-helix domain-containing protein codes for MAQRIAQTDEWVRLMARLEDEMPRVVDDFMAQFAERGLYAPEAVSEEDLRETAGDTLRMLVARLAGRKPTEADAVLAASLGVRRARQGVPLDALLEAVRLDFRVLWRWMQRIGGEQRVLIEGVEWVLSAVEEYVDEVQQSFLRETAALQRDARLATERHLSRLFSGDAPGETALQAIAAGLRVAVDDRFDLVAVRTSSLDEVQRALDAQLATGELFGHMHRDAYCVFWPSGSVGAAEALRAVPGVRVTGLAGLAAVASGAEAALAMLAVEQLPQRLVGLDEAWPAVAAARLEELLPGFAAARLDPLAELTDYQRAAVLRTVRTFLDTGSVQRTATAAFCHRNTVLNRLAAFHERTGLDVTVPVEAALAHVLLSSRAVPATAPTG; via the coding sequence ATGGCCCAGCGCATCGCGCAGACGGACGAGTGGGTGCGCCTCATGGCTCGGCTCGAAGACGAGATGCCGCGCGTGGTCGACGACTTCATGGCCCAGTTCGCCGAGCGCGGGCTCTACGCTCCGGAGGCCGTGAGCGAGGAGGACCTGCGCGAGACCGCGGGCGACACGCTGCGCATGCTCGTCGCCCGCCTCGCGGGCAGGAAGCCGACCGAGGCGGATGCGGTGCTCGCGGCCTCCCTCGGCGTGCGGCGCGCGCGCCAGGGCGTGCCGCTCGACGCCCTGCTCGAGGCGGTGCGGCTCGACTTCCGGGTGCTGTGGCGATGGATGCAGCGGATCGGGGGCGAGCAGCGGGTGCTCATCGAGGGCGTCGAGTGGGTGCTCTCGGCGGTCGAGGAGTACGTCGACGAGGTGCAGCAGTCGTTCCTCCGCGAGACCGCGGCGCTCCAGCGCGATGCGCGGCTCGCGACCGAACGGCACCTCTCGCGGCTCTTCAGCGGCGACGCCCCCGGCGAGACGGCCCTGCAGGCGATCGCGGCAGGGCTGCGCGTCGCCGTCGACGACCGCTTCGACCTCGTCGCGGTGCGCACGAGCAGCCTCGACGAGGTGCAGCGCGCGCTCGACGCGCAGCTCGCGACGGGCGAGCTCTTCGGCCACATGCACCGCGACGCCTACTGCGTCTTCTGGCCCTCGGGGTCGGTCGGCGCCGCCGAGGCGCTGCGCGCCGTGCCCGGGGTGCGCGTCACCGGCCTCGCAGGGCTCGCCGCCGTCGCCTCCGGCGCCGAAGCAGCGCTCGCGATGCTCGCCGTCGAGCAGCTGCCGCAGCGGCTCGTGGGGCTCGACGAGGCATGGCCCGCGGTCGCGGCCGCGCGGCTCGAGGAGCTGCTGCCCGGCTTCGCGGCCGCGCGGCTCGACCCCCTGGCCGAGCTGACCGACTACCAGCGCGCCGCCGTGCTGCGCACGGTGCGCACGTTCCTCGACACCGGCTCGGTGCAGCGCACGGCGACCGCCGCCTTCTGCCACCGCAACACGGTGCTCAACCGCCTCGCGGCCTTCCACGAGCGGACGGGCCTCGACGTCACCGTGCCGGTCGAGGCCGCGCTCGCGCACGTGCTGCTCTCGTCGCGCGCCGTCCCGGCGACCGCGCCGACCGGCTGA
- a CDS encoding MFS transporter codes for MSQPDVSRTGAEATDEIVVSPREVRRIAGAAFVGTALEWYDYFLFGTAAALVFNRLFFSELDPTAAILASLATFGVGFAARPIGAFVFGVLGDRIGRRPTLILTIVLIGLATGLIGVLPTYADIGIIAPAALVALRLFQGLAVGGEWGGATTIAIEHAPIKQRARYAALVQVGSPVGTLMSSGAIALVLLFPPETFDAWAWRLPFLAAFPLLGIALWIRMKVEESPIFEDLVKAGDRAKVPAAQVFTRAGGRLAVATMAAFLGVGGFYVMNTFVVSYTANTLGLDRQIAVNATLVAAVAQIVVILLCGRLAERVGPGRVTFWGGLATAAAAWPLFLLIDTGSPFAIVFAVTAGIALLTITYAVTGALLSELFPPELRYSGVSLGYNIAGALSGFLPFIATWMISLSGESVSWPAVLILAVVALITAAGGFIGERLRVQDKEIVRSSH; via the coding sequence ATGAGCCAGCCCGACGTCTCACGCACCGGGGCGGAGGCGACCGACGAGATCGTCGTCAGCCCCCGCGAGGTGCGCCGCATCGCCGGCGCCGCCTTCGTCGGCACGGCGCTCGAGTGGTACGACTACTTCCTGTTCGGCACTGCGGCGGCGCTCGTGTTCAACCGCCTGTTCTTCAGCGAGCTCGACCCCACCGCGGCGATCCTGGCGTCGCTCGCGACCTTCGGCGTCGGCTTCGCCGCGCGCCCGATCGGCGCCTTCGTCTTCGGCGTGCTCGGCGACCGCATCGGCCGCCGCCCCACGCTCATCCTCACGATCGTGCTCATCGGCCTCGCGACCGGCCTCATCGGCGTCCTGCCGACCTACGCCGACATCGGCATCATCGCTCCCGCCGCGCTCGTCGCGCTGCGCCTGTTCCAGGGCCTCGCGGTCGGCGGCGAATGGGGCGGCGCGACGACGATCGCGATCGAGCACGCGCCGATCAAGCAGCGCGCCCGCTACGCGGCGCTCGTGCAGGTCGGCTCACCGGTCGGCACGCTCATGTCGTCGGGCGCGATCGCGCTCGTGCTGCTCTTCCCGCCGGAGACGTTCGACGCGTGGGCCTGGCGCCTGCCGTTCCTCGCGGCGTTCCCGCTGCTCGGCATCGCGCTCTGGATCCGCATGAAGGTCGAGGAGTCGCCGATCTTCGAGGACCTCGTCAAGGCCGGCGACCGCGCGAAGGTGCCCGCCGCTCAGGTCTTCACCCGCGCAGGCGGCCGGCTCGCGGTCGCGACCATGGCGGCGTTCCTCGGCGTCGGCGGCTTCTACGTCATGAACACGTTCGTCGTGAGCTACACCGCGAACACCCTCGGTCTCGACCGCCAGATCGCGGTCAACGCGACGCTCGTCGCCGCGGTCGCGCAGATCGTCGTGATCCTGCTGTGCGGCCGCCTCGCCGAGCGCGTCGGCCCCGGCCGCGTCACCTTCTGGGGCGGCCTCGCGACGGCCGCCGCAGCGTGGCCGCTCTTCCTGCTGATCGACACGGGCTCGCCCTTCGCGATCGTGTTCGCCGTGACGGCCGGCATCGCGCTGCTGACGATCACCTACGCCGTGACCGGTGCGCTGCTGAGCGAGCTGTTCCCGCCCGAGCTGCGCTACAGCGGCGTCTCGCTCGGCTACAACATCGCCGGCGCGCTCTCGGGCTTCCTGCCGTTCATCGCCACCTGGATGATCAGCCTCTCGGGCGAATCGGTGTCGTGGCCCGCAGTCCTGATCCTCGCGGTCGTCGCGCTCATCACCGCGGCCGGCGGCTTCATCGGCGAGCGGCTGCGCGTGCAGGACAAGGAGATCGTGCGCAGCAGCCACTAG
- a CDS encoding DUF998 domain-containing protein: MPPRSSRADIAVAAVAAVSLVAGAAVIGHARASLGRYLYISELGALTMPTAAQFQVGFVLVVAGIMLVAVVVRDVRTRLPLLRRWSPAAMLLGAGTLFLVAAAVPCSVGCPSLLTAEAQWRDWVHIVAAVLAFAAGCVVMLQFATARDRWVARLSIAGGLAVAVIAATGGIISLARGNTDIGSTLEYVAAAIGVVWMLAIAAVHAIPARRVERSAPVIDALRSTAPQG, encoded by the coding sequence GTGCCCCCGCGCTCCTCCCGGGCCGACATCGCCGTCGCCGCCGTCGCCGCCGTGTCCCTCGTCGCCGGCGCCGCCGTGATCGGTCACGCGCGGGCGTCGCTCGGCCGCTACCTGTACATCTCGGAGCTCGGCGCCCTCACGATGCCGACGGCCGCGCAGTTCCAGGTCGGCTTCGTGCTCGTCGTCGCCGGGATCATGCTCGTCGCGGTCGTCGTGCGCGACGTGCGCACGAGGCTGCCGCTGCTGCGGCGCTGGAGCCCCGCGGCGATGCTGCTCGGCGCCGGCACGCTGTTCCTCGTCGCGGCCGCGGTGCCGTGCTCGGTGGGCTGCCCGTCGCTGCTGACCGCCGAGGCGCAGTGGCGCGACTGGGTGCACATCGTCGCGGCGGTGCTCGCCTTCGCGGCGGGGTGCGTCGTGATGCTGCAGTTCGCGACCGCGCGCGATCGGTGGGTCGCGAGGCTCTCGATCGCCGGCGGCCTCGCGGTTGCGGTGATCGCGGCCACCGGCGGCATCATCTCGCTCGCGCGCGGCAACACCGACATCGGCTCGACCCTCGAGTACGTCGCCGCGGCGATCGGCGTCGTGTGGATGCTCGCGATCGCGGCCGTGCACGCGATCCCCGCGAGACGCGTCGAGCGCAGCGCGCCGGTGATCGACGCGCTGCGCTCGACGGCGCCGCAGGGCTAG
- a CDS encoding NADP-dependent oxidoreductase — MRAVLVREFGPTDQVEVGEIERPLKLGTEVIVDVHAAGMNPIDYKTVLGKGAAKAVEPLLPWVPGGDVAGVVAEGPYEAHDLQPGDAVFGVANHWRTRGSYAEQVVVPSLALAPKPESLSFEQAAAVPCAALTAWDAVVRIAKARAGQRILIHAGAGGVGHFAVQFAKYFGAQVATTVSARNVDFVRSLGADEVVDYTAERFEDVLQKVDVVVDLIGNVADDTGTRSLDVLKHGGLYLNVPTGSWPEYAAASAERGLRASSVKVEADGSNLGIIGRLIDAGDVRVEVQRTYPLDGIRDAFAELQGGHVRGKLVLQVR; from the coding sequence ATGCGAGCAGTGCTGGTGCGGGAGTTCGGCCCGACCGACCAGGTCGAGGTGGGCGAGATCGAGCGACCGCTCAAGCTCGGCACGGAGGTCATCGTCGACGTGCACGCCGCGGGCATGAACCCGATCGACTACAAGACCGTGCTGGGCAAGGGCGCCGCGAAGGCCGTCGAGCCGCTGCTGCCCTGGGTGCCGGGCGGCGACGTCGCCGGCGTCGTCGCCGAGGGCCCCTACGAGGCGCACGACCTGCAGCCGGGCGATGCCGTCTTCGGCGTCGCCAACCACTGGCGCACGCGCGGCTCCTACGCCGAGCAGGTCGTCGTGCCGAGCCTCGCGCTCGCCCCCAAGCCCGAGTCGCTCAGCTTCGAGCAGGCCGCCGCGGTGCCGTGCGCCGCGCTCACGGCATGGGACGCGGTCGTGCGCATCGCCAAGGCGCGCGCGGGCCAGCGCATCCTCATCCACGCGGGCGCGGGCGGCGTTGGCCACTTCGCCGTGCAGTTCGCCAAGTACTTCGGCGCCCAGGTCGCCACGACCGTCTCGGCGCGCAACGTCGACTTCGTGCGCTCGCTCGGCGCCGACGAGGTCGTCGACTACACGGCCGAGCGCTTCGAGGACGTGCTGCAGAAGGTCGACGTCGTCGTCGACCTCATCGGCAACGTCGCCGACGACACCGGCACCCGCTCGCTCGACGTGCTCAAGCACGGCGGGCTCTACCTCAACGTGCCGACCGGCTCGTGGCCCGAGTACGCCGCCGCGAGCGCAGAGCGGGGCCTGCGCGCCTCGTCGGTCAAGGTCGAGGCCGACGGCTCGAACCTCGGCATCATCGGCCGCCTCATCGACGCCGGCGACGTACGCGTCGAGGTGCAGCGCACCTACCCGCTCGACGGCATCCGCGACGCCTTCGCCGAGCTGCAGGGCGGCCACGTGCGCGGCAAGCTCGTGCTGCAGGTGCGCTGA